The stretch of DNA CTCTGAGTCAGACTCTCCGTGTCACTCCCCCGGCCCCCTCCCCGCTGGGAAAGACGAGATGGGACCAGAGAGCACCTGAGCCCAGATGCTGAGGGGCCTGTGCCCCCTGCTCCGTGCAAAGAGACATCCCGGCGACAGCGGCCCCGCAGCCTCCAGGAGCCTGGGCTCAGCTTCTCCAGCTCGGCATCCTTGTCAGTTCAGGGAGCTGCACTACCGGCATCAGCACGTCAGGGAGGGGAAACCCTTCCCGAGGGACAACTAGGCAGCAGGGTGGCCTGCCCACGCCGAGCTCCTGTCCCCCCAGGCGTGGTGTGGCAGGGATGAGGAGCCGGCAGCGGATGTTTGCCGCGGTGATGCGCCTGCTCCTCAAGTGCCTGCGGCTGGGGCGGCGGCGCCGGTTCAAGCTGTTGCGGCAggtggagcagctgtggcactACGGGCACCTCTGCCTCCGCTCCCTGCTCTACAACTCCTTCACCAACGGCGACGTGGTGCTTGACTCTCTCTTCGAGCCGGTCTACTGGCTGGTGGACCATGTCACCCGATGGTTTGGTGTGGTGAGTCCCCCTCATGGGGCAGGGTACACGTGGTGCTGGGGCAGCGGGCTCAGGGCTGCCTGTGCTTCAGGCAGGAAGTGAGCTGGGACCTCAGTGTGTGGTTCAGATTGGTTTCCTCTGGCTCTGTCCTGCCCGTGCCTCTTCCCAAGCAGCAAGGGGCAGGTGCTGCCCACTCCAGTGACCCAGGTCCCTTTTCTGTAGGTGTTTGTGGCACTGGTGATTGGGCTCACGAGCTCTATCGTGGCCATCGTGTACATCTGTCTGCTGCCCCTCATCCTGCAGACCTACACACCTGCCTGGATATGCTGGCACCTCGCCTATGGACACTGGAACCTCATCATGATTGTCTTCCATTACTACATGGCTATCACCACTTCACCTGGGCACCCACCACAGGTGAGACACCAAGTGAGCTCTGGATGGTCACTGGGAACAGCCTGGTGATGTGtcgggatctgtgatatttaaatgctcccgAGATTGTagaagtctctgtctttcagccctgctgccaaCAAAGAAGTCGTAAAttgtctgtgctggttttcaaggttgtttatttcttcttatctaaaatattttctctctgacctgcagcaggtctgtctcgCAGGACAGcgtgcggggctctgcccctcagtgggatgttacaaagattatatactagaaactatgtgtgctatatttacaataacgtgccaatatctatcacccatgttgatcagtgtgtccccagcctaaaccaatagaaaaatgccaacaccacagtgaaacatggagggcatgaagaagaaaaaggacaaggcatgcccagtttcctccatcttgcctcctttgaaccccttatctagaatcctaaaattcaacttttgcacccgtgccacactaattactacttatatcaaacactcagagcttgtaattcatcctgtaagattgaaaactcttttccgtggacagagatcagagacagtgtctctcggggctctgtacaggggggtttctgaccccctgccaggatcccagaccttccagggcagccagagggatgccctggattcccacagtGATGTTGTTGCAGGATGCCTCTAAACTGGGGAAGCTAGGCTGGGCAGTGCAGAGTGGGGAGGCAGCGGGGTGGcacagaggagagcaggagtgTGAGATGCAGGGTTTAAGATGCGCAAATCTCTTCTGACCTGTGTACAGGCCAAGAACGACCTCACTGGTGTGTCCATCTGCAGGAAATGCATTGCCCCTAAGCCAGCTCGCACCCATCACTGCAGCATCTGCAACAGGTAGGACACCTTCCCTCTGCCTGGGGCAGCCTTTGGAGCCCCGTTCCTCACCCCCTGCCCCAGTGTGAGACTGGGGGGCCCTTCTCTCCTCTGCCACCGCCTTGCCCTGTTGCTTGtagcctgcagggctggggggtgcCTGTCCCCTCCCAAACACACCACTTGCACTGGCTCTGACACTGGCACTGGTCTCCTCTCTCCCAGGTGTGTGCTGAAGATGGACCACCACTGCCGTATCCTTCTGCAGTACTAACCGGTGGCACACTCCTGGGGGGAACCAGCACtgcttctcccttctctcccagtCCCTTCTGTTGAGGAGACAGCCAGCAAAGGAATGGGTGATGGGAGCAGGGCCCAGAAGAACTGCCCTGGTCCCTGGGTTGGGTTTGGACCCATGGTCTATCACAGTTATGTACCTTTAACCCCAGAGGCAGCCTGGCTAAACAACTGTGTGGGACACTACAACCACCGCTacttcttctctttctgcttgTTCATGACCATGGGCTGCATTTACTGCAGCATCAGCGGCTGGGAGATGTTCCGAGATGCCTACACAGCCATTGAGGTGAGCAGCCTCTCCTGCCATGCACCAAGACTGCCTGGCTTCCCCAGGCTGAGCTTGCAGAGCAAGGCTGGGCCAGGCCCAACCATACAGTAACTTTgcttcccctcttcctcctcctgcaaggcccccagctgctctggtcCTGTGGGGGTGTGAGGGGAAGGGTCCCTGTCCCACTCCTCCGAGACACATAACTGGTGCCCTGTTTTCCATCCCCTTAGAGAATGAAACTGCTTGAGAAGGAGAGACTGCAGGTGGCTGCCAACCAGGTGGGACATCCCTGCcccccagcttctccaggcagtgtggagcagagctgccgTGCAGGCTGGGTCCTGCTTGGGGCTCTGTTCTCAAGGAGCACCCCACATCACAACCAGCCCCCATGTTCATCTCACATGtcagagagctggggctggtcAGGCAGCTCTGCTATGGACAGTGCCTCCAGCAGCTTGGGGTCTGCCTCTGCACCCAGCTTCCAGGGGCTTGGGTTAGTGACAGCTTCTTGGCATGTGCTGCTCAGGCCATGGTCTCCTAGTGAATCTGCAGCACTGCATACACATCTCTCCATGACCCCCAGCTGCAGTGTCCTGACCAGGCCcatggctgctccctgccccctTACCTCCAGCTCACTGTTCCTCACACCTGTGCCCCTCTgggtgtctgtctgtctgtctcatGGCTGTCCCAGGCTGCCTCCCCCTCACCATGGCTGTTGCATTAGTTCCAGCTGCAATCCTTGCTGTccaagctctgcagcagggaggggtgCAGCGATCTTTGTCTGGCTTCAAGCTGTAAAGCAGTTTGGATAATCCTCCCCATCTGGTCCTTTTTCAGACATACTACCAGACCCCACCACCCACCTTCTCCTTCCGCCAGAGAGCTTTCCACAAGAGCGTGGTCTACCTCTGGGTCCTGTGCAGGTGAGGGGgcccaggggctggggaagTGAAGCCTGTGACATTGCTCACCATCTACCTGCCTGTAGCTGGGCTTGCTCACTCTAGCACAGATgttgctgccctgccagccttTGGGCCACAGAGAAGGAGAGATTTTGTCTGTCACGGGAGATTAGACAAGCCGACCCACTTACGCGGCTGTGGGTGCGGGGAGGCAGCCTCAGTCCCCcgccagctgcagcaccagggaagGAAGGCCTGTGTTCCACCTGCTGTCCCTTGTCATACCTAGCTCAGTTGCACTGGCCCTGGGTGCCCTCACGCTGTGGCACGCCGCCCTCATCACTCGCGGGGAAACGAGCATCGAACGGCACATCAACAGAAAGGAGAGGCAGAGACTGCAGAAGAAAGGCAAGGTGAGCATAGCCCACGGCacaggggctggctggggcagagccagaCCTGATGTGCCTCTCCCTGTCCCGCAGGTCTTCAGGAACCCCTACAGTTACGGCAGCTGGGATAACTGGAAGGTGTTCCTGGGTGTGGATGTGCCAAGGTAAATCCTGGGGAAGCCCCTGCCTGAGAAGGTGGTGGCTCAGCAGCTCTTGGGGTTGTAGGGACAACAGGGGCTCTCCTTgggctgctgggggagaggACAACAGTGAACATTGATCCCACACTGCACTGCACTGGGCTTCGTAAGGTGTGGAAGACGTGGACATCATTGGCCTTGTGCCTCAGGAGCCCTGTCTGGTGACAAGGTGGCCTGCCCAGTACACCTTTGCCAAGAGAATCTGAGCTGAGGAGCTCAGCCATTGTGGCAGCTCAGGATACAGTTCCTCAGAGCTGAGAAGCACCAAGACTTCACCTTGTGGCTGTGGCCTCACTTTCCCCACAGGCACTGGCTCACCCGTGTCCTGCTGCCCTCTCCTCACCTGCCCCACGGGACAGGCCTGAGCTGGGACCTGCCTCCCTGTGTGACGGAGCAACGCGCGCCACTCCTGGCAATCTGAGGCCCTGTGCTCTGGACATCCCTTCCCAAGGGCAGGGGAGTGTGTGGGGGACCCACTCCACCACTGCAGCTTCCTTTGGCCAAAGTGCCTGGCAGAAGGCTGGCACATATCGCTGACCAGAGCCAGAGCCATGGGAAACTATGGACAGTGTTGGTGCCTGGACGCCTGCCCTCTTGGCTCTtggtggctgcaggcagcccagggcgaggtggcagagctgctgctccctgctccagctggatggTGCTGCCCTCATTAGCACAGGTACGGGCTAGCATTGGCCTAGCTCAGCTCTCTGaagggctgggcacagaggaTGGCACCCCCAAGTGCTCCCCAGGGAGTCTTTTTAAGACCATCTactaaatactgtttttttttaagggagtCTGTTTTTGTTATCTTGTGGGGGACAAGGACTTCTGGGGATGGGAGAAGAGggataaaaatgttaaaagaggaggaagggtCTATAACCAGCACTATTTTAAGCTGCTCAACACACAGAAGAGCATTGAGGCCCCAGCTTGAGCTGCATGGAGACCCTCAGACCATTATCAAAACAGATATATTTATTCTTCTGGTACATGGGTTGTCACACAACGCACGTGTGCACAGACCTGTCCTCTCCACTCACATGTGGTGGGGGTTGTCCATCActgtccctggctgcagcagagggtgGGCAAGCCACAAGCAGCAtagctccttccctgctgtgggtgctgggaagggactgCAGTGAGGGGTGCTGTCTGCTGGCCTGCACGCTCCAGCCCTAGCACTCGGGGCAGTCCTGGGCTCTGAGGATCCAGAGGGTCCGTGGCATTTGGTCGGATGACTTGGTGGCTTAGCGAGGCGCTGGTCAGACTGTTGgtcagcacagggaggggacacagggcactCACCTGCCTGGGCTCCCGAGCAGGAACCTGCAGGGATAGAGATGGTGCCATCAGCCATGTCCCCTACACGCGGGCACCCCCTCAGCAGCTACTTCCACACACTCACCATTCCCCACGTGCTGCCACTGCTTCCTTCCGCACCAGCCTCTTTTTGTCATCCAAAGGCTTGGCCAGTGCCCGGATAACTCGGCCCTTGTATGGGAGCAGCTGTAGGACAGAAGGGGCTCTTTGTGAGAGAAATGTATGCTGGCTGCCCCCCAGGAGGTTTGGGAGCCCCCTGCCTCTCTACATGCAGAAGCAGGCAGCAGGGTGCTGCAGCACTTACCACTGTTGTGGGCAGACTGGTAAGGGCATGGGCACAGCGCAGGGCAGCGATGCGGACGGCCTGGAACAGACAGGAATGAGGGCAACACAAGGGGCACGAGAGGGGCAtagcagggaggaaggagggggtgCACGCACCATGGTGGGGCTGGAGGTGAGGTTGAGGAACTTGGTGATCAGTGTGTCGACATGCAGGCTCATGATCTGGGGAGCTTCAAGCAGCAGTGGGTGGAGGCAGTTCAGTGTGGAGAGCTGCACTACACGATCTGAGCAGGACAAGGCCTCaagc from Vidua chalybeata isolate OUT-0048 chromosome 8, bVidCha1 merged haplotype, whole genome shotgun sequence encodes:
- the ZDHHC16 gene encoding palmitoyltransferase ZDHHC16 isoform X6, with protein sequence MLLSSGRCLGTVGIALEQAGCLPVGSLPNSCHYCRRGVAGMRSRQRMFAAVMRLLLKCLRLGRRRRFKLLRQVEQLWHYGHLCLRSLLYNSFTNGDVVLDSLFEPVYWLVDHVTRWFGVTYTPAWICWHLAYGHWNLIMIVFHYYMAITTSPGHPPQAKNDLTGVSICRKCIAPKPARTHHCSICNRCVLKMDHHCPWLNNCVGHYNHRYFFSFCLFMTMGCIYCSISGWEMFRDAYTAIERMKLLEKERLQVAANQTYYQTPPPTFSFRQRAFHKSVVYLWVLCSSVALALGALTLWHAALITRGETSIERHINRKERQRLQKKGKVFRNPYSYGSWDNWKVFLGVDVPRHWLTRVLLPSPHLPHGTGLSWDLPPCVTEQRAPLLAI
- the ZDHHC16 gene encoding palmitoyltransferase ZDHHC16 isoform X2, with protein sequence MLLSSGRCLGTVGIALEQAGCLPVGSLPNSCHYCRRGVAGMRSRQRMFAAVMRLLLKCLRLGRRRRFKLLRQVEQLWHYGHLCLRSLLYNSFTNGDVVLDSLFEPVYWLVDHVTRWFGVVFVALVIGLTSSIVAIVYICLLPLILQTYTPAWICWHLAYGHWNLIMIVFHYYMAITTSPGHPPQAKNDLTGVSICRKCIAPKPARTHHCSICNRCVLKMDHHCPWLNNCVGHYNHRYFFSFCLFMTMGCIYCSISGWEMFRDAYTAIERMKLLEKERLQVAANQTYYQTPPPTFSFRQRAFHKSVVYLWVLCSSVALALGALTLWHAALITRGETSIERHINRKERQRLQKKGKVFRNPYSYGSWDNWKVFLGVDVPRHWLTRVLLPSPHLPHGTGLSWDLPPCVTEQRAPLLAI
- the ZDHHC16 gene encoding palmitoyltransferase ZDHHC16 isoform X4; amino-acid sequence: MLLSSGRCLGTVGIALEQAGCLPVGSLPNSCHYCRRGVAGMRSRQRMFAAVMRLLLKCLRLGRRRRFKLLRQVEQLWHYGHLCLRSLLYNSFTNGDVVLDSLFEPVYWLVDHVTRWFGVVFVALVIGLTSSIVAIVYICLLPLILQTYTPAWICWHLAYGHWNLIMIVFHYYMAITTSPGHPPQAKNDLTGVSICRKCIAPKPARTHHCSICNRCVLKMDHHCPWLNNCVGHYNHRYFFSFCLFMTMGCIYCSISGWEMFRDAYTAIETYYQTPPPTFSFRQRAFHKSVVYLWVLCSSVALALGALTLWHAALITRGETSIERHINRKERQRLQKKGKVFRNPYSYGSWDNWKVFLGVDVPRHWLTRVLLPSPHLPHGTGLSWDLPPCVTEQRAPLLAI
- the ZDHHC16 gene encoding palmitoyltransferase ZDHHC16 isoform X3 gives rise to the protein MEAAGGGPRRGVAGMRSRQRMFAAVMRLLLKCLRLGRRRRFKLLRQVEQLWHYGHLCLRSLLYNSFTNGDVVLDSLFEPVYWLVDHVTRWFGVVFVALVIGLTSSIVAIVYICLLPLILQTYTPAWICWHLAYGHWNLIMIVFHYYMAITTSPGHPPQAKNDLTGVSICRKCIAPKPARTHHCSICNRCVLKMDHHCPWLNNCVGHYNHRYFFSFCLFMTMGCIYCSISGWEMFRDAYTAIERMKLLEKERLQVAANQTYYQTPPPTFSFRQRAFHKSVVYLWVLCSSVALALGALTLWHAALITRGETSIERHINRKERQRLQKKGKVSIAHGTGAGWGRARPDVPLPVPQVFRNPYSYGSWDNWKVFLGVDVPRHWLTRVLLPSPHLPHGTGLSWDLPPCVTEQRAPLLAI
- the ZDHHC16 gene encoding palmitoyltransferase ZDHHC16 isoform X1 — translated: MLLSSGRCLGTVGIALEQAGCLPVGSLPNSCHYCRRGVAGMRSRQRMFAAVMRLLLKCLRLGRRRRFKLLRQVEQLWHYGHLCLRSLLYNSFTNGDVVLDSLFEPVYWLVDHVTRWFGVVFVALVIGLTSSIVAIVYICLLPLILQTYTPAWICWHLAYGHWNLIMIVFHYYMAITTSPGHPPQAKNDLTGVSICRKCIAPKPARTHHCSICNRCVLKMDHHCPWLNNCVGHYNHRYFFSFCLFMTMGCIYCSISGWEMFRDAYTAIERMKLLEKERLQVAANQTYYQTPPPTFSFRQRAFHKSVVYLWVLCSSVALALGALTLWHAALITRGETSIERHINRKERQRLQKKGKVSIAHGTGAGWGRARPDVPLPVPQVFRNPYSYGSWDNWKVFLGVDVPRHWLTRVLLPSPHLPHGTGLSWDLPPCVTEQRAPLLAI
- the ZDHHC16 gene encoding palmitoyltransferase ZDHHC16 isoform X5, translated to MRSRQRMFAAVMRLLLKCLRLGRRRRFKLLRQVEQLWHYGHLCLRSLLYNSFTNGDVVLDSLFEPVYWLVDHVTRWFGVVFVALVIGLTSSIVAIVYICLLPLILQTYTPAWICWHLAYGHWNLIMIVFHYYMAITTSPGHPPQAKNDLTGVSICRKCIAPKPARTHHCSICNRCVLKMDHHCPWLNNCVGHYNHRYFFSFCLFMTMGCIYCSISGWEMFRDAYTAIERMKLLEKERLQVAANQTYYQTPPPTFSFRQRAFHKSVVYLWVLCSSVALALGALTLWHAALITRGETSIERHINRKERQRLQKKGKVSIAHGTGAGWGRARPDVPLPVPQVFRNPYSYGSWDNWKVFLGVDVPRHWLTRVLLPSPHLPHGTGLSWDLPPCVTEQRAPLLAI